One window from the genome of Balaenoptera musculus isolate JJ_BM4_2016_0621 chromosome 3, mBalMus1.pri.v3, whole genome shotgun sequence encodes:
- the IRX4 gene encoding LOW QUALITY PROTEIN: iroquois-class homeodomain protein IRX-4 (The sequence of the model RefSeq protein was modified relative to this genomic sequence to represent the inferred CDS: deleted 1 base in 1 codon) translates to MSYPQFGYPYSSAPQFLMTTNSLSTCCEPGGRTLAESRPAASAQAPVYCPVYESRLLATARHELNSAAALGVYGGPYGGSQGYGNYVAYGSEASAFYSLNSFDSKDAPASAHAGLAPAAATAYYPYEPALGQYPYDSRVGLALAACPRCRGRCRRPIAQPVSRYGTMDSGTRRKNATRETTSTLKAWLQEHRKNPYPTKGEKIMLAIITKMTLTQVSTWFANARRRLKKENKMTWPPRNKCADEKRPYAEGEEEEGGEEETREQPLKSTKGAEPIGKEKDLELSDLEDFDPLEGEPPECELKPPFQPLDGGLDRVPTVPDGPSAPGKEAPGALRMPLAAGGGATLDQNLERARSCLRSTAAGPEHQAGAGAGVGPQACETKLGFAPAGASAGLEAKPRIWSLAHTATAAAATALGQTEFPSCMLKRRGPAGPAAPSSAPTSSSPAAPAPAGALDRHQDSPVTSLRNWVDGVFHDPILRHSTLNQAWATAKGALLDPGPLGRSLGGGANVLTTPLARSFPPAAPQDAPASDAAKELLATPKAGGKPFCA, encoded by the exons ATGTCCTACCCGCAGTTTGGGTACCCCTACTCCTCGGCACCCCAG TTCCTGATGACCACCAACTCCCTGAGCACGTGCTGCGAACCCGGTGGCCGCACGCTGGCCGAGTCCAGGCCGGCTGCCTCGGCCCAGGCGCCCGTCTACTGCCCGGTCTACGAGAGCCGGCTGCTAGCCACCGCGCGCCACGAGCTGAACTCAGCGGCGGCGCTTGGCGTCTACGGGGGCCCCTACGGCGGCTCGCAGGGCTACGGCAACTACGTGGCCTACGGTTCTGAGGCGTCTGCCTTCTACTCGCTG AACAGCTTCGACTCCAAGGACGCACCGGCATCTGCGCATGCGGGCCTCGCTCCAGCTGCAGCCACAGCCTACTACCCCTACGAGCCGGCGTTGGGCCAGTACCCCTACGACAG CCGCGTGGGCCTGGCGCTGGCCGCCTGCCCGCGGTGCAGGGGCCGCTGCCGGCGCCCCATTGCCCAGCCTGTCTCCAGGTACGGGACCATGGACAGCGGCACGCGGCGGAAGAACGCCACGCGCGAGACCACCAGCACGCTCAAGGCCTGGCTGCAGGAGCACCGCAAGAACCCCTACCCCACCAAGGGCGAGAAGATCATGCTGGCCATCATCACCAAGATGACCCTCACGCAGGTCTCCACCTGGTTCGCCAACGCGCGCCGGCGCCTCAAGAAGGAGAACAAGATGACGTGGCCGCCGAGGAACAAGTGTGCGGATGAGAAGCGGCCCTACGCGGAGGgcgaggaggaagaggggggcgAGGAGGAAACCAGGGAGCAGCCCCTCAAGAGCACCAAAGGTGCAG AGCCGATAGGCAAAGAGAAGGATCTGGAGCTCAGCGACTTGGAGGACTTCGACCCCCTGGAGGGGGAGCCCCCAGAGTGCGAGCTGAAGCCGCCCTTCCAGCCCCTGGACGGAGGCCTGGATCGAGTCCCCACCGTGCCAGACGGCCCCAGCGCCCCAGGGAAGGAGGCTCCGGGCGCCCTCCGGATGCCCCTGGCCGCCGGGGGTGGGGCCACTCTGGACCAGAACCTGGAGAGGGCCCGGAGCTGCCTCCGGAGCACGGCGGCTGGGCCGGAGCACCaggcgggcgcgggcgcgggggTTGGCCCGCAGGCCTGCGAGACCAAGCTGGGCTTTGCTCCGGCTGGGGCGTCGGCGGGCCTCGAGGCCAAGCCGCGCATCTGGTCCCTGGCACACACGGCCACCGCGGCCGCCGCCACCGCCCTCGGCCAGACTGAGTTTCCCTCGTGCATGCTCAAGCGCCGAGGCCCCGCTGGCCCTGCGGCCCCCTCCTCGGCGCCCACCTCCTCCTCGCCTGCGGCCCCGGCTCCCGCCGGTGCCCTGGACAGGCACCAGGACTCCCCGGTAACCAGTCTCAGAAACTGGGTGGACGGGGTCTTCCACGACCCCATCCTCAGACACAGCACTTTGAACCAGGCCTGGGCCACCGCCAAGGGCGCCCTCCTGGACCCGGGGCCGCTGGGCCGCTCGCTG GGGGGGGGCGCCAACGTGCTGACGACGCCCCTGGCGCGCTCCTTCCCGCCCGCCGCGCCCCAAGACGCCCCCGCCTCCGACGCAGCCAAGGAGCTGCTGGCCACGCCCAAGGCCGGCGGCAAGCCCTTCTGCGCCTAG
- the LOC118891985 gene encoding translation initiation factor IF-2-like: MGHCLRARLLGLWRPQAAQPGRGEGPLRAREEPQAASSVWLHRGYPVPAGVSSRARASPPPPRLRPRAPLIRAPAPRAPRAGRAEGKVGERAASAGESVNGRPGGSRALARPRHAGAGSADDRGAWGRRRAPLARQVLRLEMSPLVVARSPPERARRAAAQSPRGRPAAARRHRRRRLRAAAEGRGRRRRRRLPAAQTLLGSLLRWGRKVCCPLVGSLEAAASAASGGRRGAGGGGRRGARRPRRAGRLRWDTRLPAFPARAAPCEPAAGPRWESRRERAGTRGVSGGGFTPRACGSRPLASRETPEERLRRSDLPPSGFASAAHGHLERPEPHTPHGCPRVVGGPRATRARPCALDKKAPARGCELPLLPSGSGQLLWAGESPSSHPPRLSMRGTAAAPGDDSGNRPNRGGSAGLRGEAPPGAEEGLDAASVPRGSPWFRRPTSSPGKKGDLQTPNIWG, encoded by the exons ATGGGGCACTGTCTCCGGGCGCGGCTCCTCGGGCTCTGGAGGCCCCAGGCAGCGCAGCCTGGGCGCGGGGAGGGCCCCCTGAGGGCTCGTGAGGAGCCCCAGGCCGCCTCGAGCGTTTGGCTACATCGAGGCTATCCTGTTCCGGCTGGGGTGTCCTCTCGAGCCAGGGCGTCCCCGCCCCCACCTCGCCTCCGCCCCCGGGCGCCCCTCATCCGGGCTCCCGCGCCCCGCGCACCCCGCGCCGGCCGGGCGGAGGGGAAAGTTGGCGAGCGCGCGGCGTCCGCGGGGGAAAGCGTTAATGGGCGGCCGGGTGGGAGCCGCGCGCTCGCTCGCCCACGTCACGCCGGTGCGGGCTCGGCTGACGACCGCGGCGCCTGGGGACGCCGGCGCGCTCCGCTCGCTCGCCAGGTGCTCCGCCTGGAGATGTCTCCATTAGTTGTCGCCCGCTCCCCGCCGGAGCGCGCGCGCCGAGCGGCCGCGCAGAGCCCTCGCGGGCGGCCGGCAGCGGCCCGGCGCCACCGCAG GCGGAGGCTCCGCGCGGCCGCCGaggggcgcgggcggcggcgacggcggcgaCTCCCCG CCGCACAAACTTTGCTAGGATCGCTCCTGCGCTGGGGGCGCAAAGTTTGCTGCCCGCTGGTGGGGTCTCTGGAGGCCGCCGCGTCGGCCGCAAGTGGCGGAAGACGGGGGGCGGGAGGCGGGGGGCGGCGCGGGGCGCGGAGGCCGCGCAGAGCCGGGCGCCTGCGCTGGGACACCCGGCTGCCCGCCTTCCCGGCTCGGGCGGCGCCCTGCGAGCCAGCGGCGGGGCCGCGGTGGGAGAGCCGGAGGGAGCGGGCTGGAACGCGGGGCGTTTCGGGAGGAGGATTCACCCCGCGCGCCTGCGGCTCTCGCCCCCTGGCTTCGCGGGAGACCCCCGAGGAGAGGCTGCGAAGGAGCGACCTGCCACCCTCGGGGTTCGCGAGTGCGGCGCACGGACACCTGGAACGCCCTGAGCCCCACACCCCGCACGGGTGTCCACGAGTAGTGGGCGGCCCGCGCGCCACCAGGGCTCGGCCCTGCGCCTTAGATAAGAAGGCCCCTGCCCGGGGCTGTGAACTCCCGCTCCTGCCCTCTGGCTCGGGTCAACTTCTCTGGGCTGGAGAGagcccctcttcccaccccccgCGGCTCTCGATGCGGGGGACCGCGGCGGCCCCCGGGGACGACTCTGGGAACCGGCCAAACCGCGGGGGCTCAGCTGGTCTCAGGGGTGAAGCCCCGCCGGGAGCGGAGGAAGGTCTGGACGCGGCCTCTGTCCCCAGAGGCTCTCCGTGGTTCCGACGGCCGACATCATCCCCGGGCAAAAAGGGGGACCTGCAGACCCCTAACATTTGGGGCTAA